cacaaaaagttcagTCGGtcaagagagacacacacacacacaaaatgctggagtaactcagcaggacaggcagcatctctgcagaaaaggaataggtgacgtttcgggtcgagacccttcttcagattgtccctggggtgggagattgcaacctttgccctgtttcgacgaatgcaatcaacccggcgtgcacaatcaaataagatcaaatagaacaagttatcctacaactttaggctgtgcccgccatacgcaagaagaagtttgttcctagtgtgtcggatagtgttagcgtggggggatcgctggtcggcatcaatggagcgaaggaaataggcaaagtttcgggtcgagaccctttctccaGGAAGGAAACTAAAGAGTTATTATTAACAAGGGCTGCCATCTCCATCAGGAGAGTCACATATGCTTGGGATTTAGAAGAAGTCCGaagataggtctcgacccgaaacgtcgcctattccttctctccatagatgctgcctcacacgctgagttcccccagcatttttgtctacctttatgttGGGAAGAAGACATGGGGCGAGAGGGCGGGCATATTGAAGTCGAACGACCACTTCGCTTGGTCGAGATTCATGCAGAACCTccagggaggaaactaaagagttatgcccctgtcccacttaggaaacctgaacggaaacctctggagactttgcgccccacctaaggtttccgtgcgggttcccggaggttgcaggtggttgccagaggttgcaggtagtggaagcaggtagggagactgacaaaaacctccgggaaccgcacggaaaccttgggtggggcgcaaagtctccagaggtttccgttcaggtttcctaagtgggacaggggcattaagggcctgtcaagcagatggcgtgcaaagattttgtgcatACCATAACCCTGGGGCGCCtagcgtcaccacgcaccatgcgcgcgtaatgcgcaccacacGTGCATCGTggcgcgtaaatgatgcgcaaatgacgcccaaaagtgggacaggctctttaataTTAACAAGGGCTGCCATCTCCATCAAGAGAGCCACATATGCTTGGGGTTTAGAGCAGTTGTGAGCAATGGTTCCTCGATATTTTAGTCGCTTCACTCCCTGAGCGATGGAGTCCACGTTTTGCAATCTTCTGCGGGGCGTGAGGAGTTGGGGTGGGATTTGGGGAGAGGTGCATGGTCTCCCATCTTACTCCCGGCAGGTGCACAacccaccaaagacagacaccacaagctggagtaactcctggggacaggcagcatcgctggagagaaggaacgagcaCAACGTTTCccgacccgttccttctctccagagttgccgcctgtcccgctgagttaagggcctgtcacactttcatgacctaattcacgaccttttttactcgtggacatttgtcaccacgttgaaaaaaacgcctggacctacttgatgccacgagtacctacgactagcatcacaacctccgACGACCATGTTGCGTGTATGAGtctatagataatagacaataggtgcaggagcaggccatttggcccttcgagccagcaccaccatgcaatgtgatcatggctgatcgtcacgggcaaactcggcagaggtcgtgaaagtgggaacggccctttactccagctttttttttgtgtgtgtcttacctcggtttaaaccggccacctgcagttccttcctacacacacacgccgCACCCCGCCAACCAACACCGTCTGAGGAAACCCGTGAAGCCTCAAACACGGGCGTCAACGGTCAACGCAAACGACACTCGAGAAGAAAAATCTGCGGACGCGTACAAACGGAACGCCAGTGGCAGTTTAGCGAGTACGCTGTTCCCAATATAGATCACAAAAGCTTCATAAGACACCACAAAGGTCCCAGAGTGGACACCGACTGACCGACCGCCAGGACCCAGTTttggtcacacacacatactggggAACTGATACAAGGACAGCTTACACAAGTCGCAACTATTCACAAGAGGGAAGACTTCAAGCAAGTTTGATGGATCAGCCTACCTCTCTGGCAGTGGTTGGCATTCCAACAGCGATAGTTGTACTGGTTGTAGACGCTGGTCTTGGTGCACAGGGGGTGGTCCTCCATGGTCCCCGGGCACACGTCCCCGCACTCGTTCTGCTGCTTGTTGCGGTCGATGTAATTGTTTTCGGAAGCATCCAGGATGTAGGACCAGTCGATGGTGGACAGGTAGCAGAGGTCGTTGTTCTTCTCGATCCTCACGGCTCCGCGCGTGATGTTCTGCAGGCTGTACAGCCCGATCTCCTTCAGGTGGGTCATCTCGAAGATCACCAGGGCGTAGTTGAAGAAGAGGCGCACGCCGCGGATGACGGTCAGGTTGGGGAAGAGGTCGCGCAGCGTCTCCAGCCCGTAGACGCGGTAGAGCAGCAGGTACTCGGTGATGACCGTCAGCTTGGGGAAGCGCAGGGCGCGGAAGTCCTCCGCCTTGCCGCTGATGAGCAGGATCTGCAGGTAGCCCTCGATGATGGTGCAGTTCTCCAGCTGCCGCAGGTCCGACACCTGGTTCCTAATGTCCATGCCGCTGCAGACTGAAAGAGAAAAAAACgccttgtttagagatacagcatggaagagaACGACATACTTGTGGTCAAGAAGgaactttgggacgacagatggcacaatgggctaagtgttcggctggcaaccggaaggtagccggttcgaatcccgcttggagtgcatactgtcgttgtgtccttgggcaaggcacttcacccacctttgcctgtgtgtgaatgtgtgagtgattggtggtggtcggaggggccgtaggcgcagattggcagccacgcttccgtcagtctgccccagggcagctgtggctgcagaagtagcttaccaccaccgagtgtgactgaggagtgaatgaataatgcaatgtaaagcgccttgagtattagaaaggcgctatataaatcccatccattattattattattattaactgcgcagatgctggaaaatcgaaggtacacaaaaaagctggagaaactcagcgggtgcagcagcatctatggagcgaaggaaaaaggcaacgtttcgggacgaaacccttcttcagactaatcggaggtggggggggcggggagaagaaaggaaaaaggaggagcccgaaggctgggggatgggaggagacagcaggagggctgaggaaggggagcagacagcaaggactaacaaaattgggagaattcaatgttcatgcccccaggatgcagactccccaagcggaatataaggtgctgttcctccaatttccggtgttgctcgctccggccatggaggagacccaggacagagaggtcatacTTGTGGCCTTTCAGGTTATTGTGGCctggtcaaacataagggttagctctacacgctacgaatcccagctgtggagacactggtatcgttgtctcgttgtaggacattgatcattcttttaatctggatttttaacctatgtattgtgttttttttaatatataatttatgatgcttttataagtgatatactaagattttatatgtactttatgatatttaatatgcaatgcatttttttaatgtaatgttgccccttgtctggacctcgagtccgtaataaaatgtcattattgttattgagtgagtgcagcgtaggttcactaaaggcatgttggccttcataacaagaggagttgagcataggagcaaagaggtccttctgcagttgtacagggccctagtgagaccacacctggactattgtgtgcagttttggtctccaaatttgaggaaggacattcttgctattgagggagtgcagcgtaggttcaccaggttaattcccggaatggcgggactgtcatatgctgagagaatggagcggctgggcttgtacactctggagtttagaaggatgtgaggggatcttattgaaacaccataagattattaaggccagtctgaagaaggatttcggcccgaaacgttgcctatttccttcgctccatagatgctgctgcacccggctgagtttctccagcacttttgtctacctaagattgttaagggtttggacacgctagaggcaggaaacatggtcccaatgttgggggagtccagaaccaggggccacacagtttaagaataaggggtaagccatttagaacggagatgaggaaacactttttctcacagagagttgtgagtctgtggaattctctgcctcagaggccggtggaggcaggttctctggaaactttcaagagagagctagatagggctcttgaagatagcggagtcaggggatatggggagaaggcaggaacggggtactgattggggatgatcagccatgaccacattgaatggcggtgctggctcgaagggccgtatggcctactcctgcacctattgtctattgtcttgggcCCACAGATTCTACGCTGACCAGCACTCACCTGAACACCAGTTCTCTGCTATCCTACCCtacactttagactttcgagataccacacagaaacaggcccttcagcccacgatgaccACGCCAGCCAGCCATACCCTACACGTTATCCCACACTATTGTAcaattcaccaaagccaattagcatacaaacccgcacctctttggcatgtgggaggaagccgaaacaCAGGGAagaaaacccagggagaacgtacaaactccacacagacagcaccgtaatcaggatcgaacacgggtctctggcgctgtaaggcggcaactatacgtctgcgccaccgtgctgccacgtAATCAAtgttagtccccccccccccccctcgcccgtgGCCACTGGAGCGCTCTCAACATCAGGCTAGGCCGAGACCCACTGAGGCCAAACTCCCAGTGCAAGGCTGGTCTTCAGGCAACAtgcatggagggaatggatggaccGAAGACAATTCAGGTTGGAACTCTTTTttactttagtttcgagatacagtccctttggcccaccaagggtctgcccaccccccaccccccaatagatgctgcctgactcactgagttcttccaccagtatacagtcatagagtgaaaacagtcccttcagcccaactcgcccacaccggccaacaatgtcccatctatcctagtcccacttgcctgcgcttggcccacatccctccaaacccgccctacccactgtgtgttttgctcaggactccagcatctgcagttcctggcacAAACAAGGCAGATCTTAGCTGGCAAGGGAACGTGCAGAGAACAAAACTGACAAGCCTCAAAAGATCGAAGGGAGAGAATcgcagcgggtgaggaagcatctatgttgaaacgtcgcctatttccttcgctccatagatgctgcctcacccgctgagtttctcctgcattttcgtctacctttgatttttttccagcatctgcagttctttcttaaacgtgcacAAAAAATTAATATCCAAATAACAGCCACGGAAATAACAAGCGGGCTCGATCTGCAAGAGTAAATTCAAATATCTAAATGACCTGGAACTGTGCTTGGACTCATCTTCAGTGATTCAAGTTGGTTCTATTTTTAGCAAACAGCAGCAAAATGCAAGTCTCGTGCACGGATTTCCTGCGAGAAGACATGATTAGCATTCCCTGAAGCTGATGCATCGAGGAACCTCTCCTGAAACTCGCTGCTGCCAGGTCGTGCAGTAGACCGCACTCACACAAAACAGACCGCTCGGGTTTAGAATTGTTGTCACGTGTCGTAAGGTGGAGTGCAAAGCTTGTGTTTAGCATGTTGTCCCAAACGGATCAGAGGCACCGCACCcacatacaatcaagtcaaactgtaGTCAAATAGGTggatcaaaggggaagatacagagcgctgaatatagttctcagcattgtagcgcaccagtcccacaggcaaagtccaatgtctgcagtgGGTGGGGTAGAGGtgcatcagacagtaccctagcttacagAAGgactgggcagtcacggtggcgcagcagtagagttgctgcctccctgtcccacttaggaaacctgaacggaaacctctggagactttgcgccccacccaaggtttccgtgcgattcccggaggttgcaggtggttgcaggtagtggaagcaggtagggagaatgacaaaaacctccgggaaccgcacggaaaccttgggtggggcacaaagtctccagaggtttccgttcaggtttcctaagtgggacaggggcattaccggagacccaggttcgatcccgactatgggtgctgtctgtacggagtttgtacgttctccccgtgggttttctctgagatcttcggtttcctccaacactccaaagacgcagtctgaagaagggtttcggcctgaaacgttgcccatttccttcgctccatagatgctgctgcacccgctgagtttctccagcaattttgtctacctccaaagacgtacagatttgtaggttaattggcttggagtaaatgtaaaaattgtccctagtgggtgcaggatagtgttagtgtgcggggatcgctggtcggcccggacctgttgggcctgtttccgtgctgtaactctaaaactaaaaactaaaaaggcTGTTCGGAAGCCCGATGACAGAGGGGGAGAAGCTGGTTCCAGAGTCTGGTAgctccctgctccctgctcctatgctcctatactaggaaacctgaacagaaccctctggagactttgtgccccacccaaggtttccgtgcggttcccggaggtttttgtcagtctccctacctgcttccactacttgcaacctccggcaaccgcctgcaacctccgggaaccgcacggaaaccttgggtggggcgcaaagtctccagaggtttccgttcaggtttcctaagtgggacaggggcattaggcaacaactctgctccctgctcctatactcacttCCAAACCTCTGTagtttctgccggacgggagcagggGGGAGGAGGAATGATCGGGGTGGGACGAGTCCTTTTTGATCCTCGAGGGTGAGTAACTCACAGAGCCAGTCGTGGCCACAATGACCACACCATCCTATGGCTCTGCAGCACTGGCTAATCTCAGCCAAGTAGCCTCAGGGATGTTTTAGACGGACCCGACTGGCAAAGGAAGAACGAGGCCAGGACTCTGGCTCCTGACAACTTTCCAGTGATTCATGTTGGCAAACGACTGCTTGAATGAGACAGGATGAACCTTCGCTGAAACATCCAAGGGTCACAAaacgtagaaacaatgaactggcaATACACAACATTTCTTTGTTTTCTAAgaatgtattcactggagtttagaaacatagaaattaggtgcaggagtaggccattcggcccttcgagcctgcaccgccattcaatatgatcatggctgatcatccaactcagtatcccgtacctgccttctctccataccctctgatccctttagccacaagggccacatctaactccctcttaaatatagccaatgtactggcctcgactaccctctgtggcagggagttccagagattcaccactctctgtgtgaaaaaagtttttctcgtctcggttttaaaggatttcccccttatccttaagctgtgaccccttgtcctggacttccccaacatcgggaacaatcttcctgcatctagcctgtccaacccctcaagaattttgtaagtttctataagatcccctctcaatctcctaaattctagagagtataaaccaagtctatccagtctttcttcataagacagtcctgacatcccaggaatcagtctggtgaaccttctctgcactccctctatggcaataatgtc
This is a stretch of genomic DNA from Amblyraja radiata isolate CabotCenter1 chromosome X, sAmbRad1.1.pri, whole genome shotgun sequence. It encodes these proteins:
- the LOC116968161 gene encoding insulin-like growth factor 1 receptor, yielding METRRVSFTLCWCGFLALSASLALGQTHIEICSGMDIRNQVSDLRQLENCTIIEGYLQILLISGKAEDFRALRFPKLTVITEYLLLYRVYGLETLRDLFPNLTVIRGVRLFFNYALVIFEMTHLKEIGLYSLQNITRGAVRIEKNNDLCYLSTIDWSYILDASENNYIDRNKQQNECGDVCPGTMEDHPLCTKTSVYNQYNYRCWNANHCQRGRLIHQTCLKSSLL